In Oryza sativa Japonica Group chromosome 2, ASM3414082v1, the following are encoded in one genomic region:
- the LOC4330953 gene encoding pathogenesis-related protein PRB1-3, protein MKLLVALLVSTLLVHSLLADGSRRGKEAAAAALGYSNATVYDMSVAKCAGCGALGAWAESLEFLYYHNLVRLARWELPLAWSPRLESYARWWAAQRRGDCALRHSFPEGQFALGENIFWGGAGGAWRPGDAVKDWAAEGVDYSYAANACAAGRECGHYTQIVWRGTTSVGCARVACDDGGVFMTCNYYPPGNVVGERPY, encoded by the coding sequence ATGAAGCTGCTCGTGGCTCTGCTCGTTTCCACCCTTCTCGTCCACTCGCTGCTCGCCGACGGCAGCCGCCGAGGgaaggaggcggcagcggcggcgctcgggTACAGCAACGCGACGGTGTACGACATGTCCGTGGCGAAGTGCGCCGGGTGCGGCGCGCTGGGCGCGTGGGCGGAGTCGCTGGAGTTCCTCTACTACCACAACCTGGTGCGGCTGGCGCGGTGGGAGCTGCCGCTGGCGTGGTCGCCGCGGCTGGAGTCGTACGcgcggtggtgggcggcgcagcggcgcggcgactGCGCGCTGCGCCACTCGTTCCCGGAGGGGCAGTTCGCGCTCGGGGAGAACATCTTCTGGGGCGGGGCCGGCGGCGCGTGGCGCCCCGGCGACGCCGTCAAGGACTGGGCCGCCGAGGGCGTCGACTACTCGTACGCCGCCAACGCGTGCGCGGCCGGGCGCGAGTGCGGCCACTACACCCAGATCGTGTGGCGCGGCACCACCTCCGTCGGCTGCGCCCGCGTCGcctgcgacgacggcggcgtcttcATGACCTGCAACTACTACCCGCCGGGTAACGTCGTCGGCGAGAGGCCGTACTGA
- the LOC4330956 gene encoding U-box domain-containing protein 52 translates to MGKDGGDPGGGGYPLVAVCIDKDKNSQNALKYATESLAHKGQTIVLVHVHTKGSSGGVEDAAGYKQPSDPQMKDLFLPFRCFCTRKDIHCKDVVLDDHDVSKAIVEFAAHAAIEKLVVGATARGGFVRFKAEISSSISKTAPDFSTVYVVSKGGKVTSVRQAVRQAPAVSPLRTMIQGPKPDNVSTQKWTPPPPPSTTRPDIAGTPKIQDNFIMSPFARGANTSVRKAFPDYSMPESSDISFISSGPRRSLDLYPPRLSSGSDAHDHHSFEATRPPSMWGGDSFGSDSQSSNSSFASSLPMEDMEAEMKRLRLELKQTMDMYSTACKEALTAKQKAMELQRWKTDEEQRSHETRLTEESAMALIEQEKAKARAAIEAAEASQRLAEMEAQKRISAEMKALKETEERLKSMGGGGSRGAVRYRKYTIEEIELATEHFADGRKIGEGGYGPVYKGHLDHTPVAIKVLRPDAAQGRSQFNQEVEVLSCIRHPNMVLLLGACPEYGCLVYEYMANGSLDDCLFRRGGGPVIPWQHRFRIAAEIATGLLFLHQTKPEPLVHRDLKPGNILLDRNYVSKISDVGLARLVPPSVADSVTQCHMTSAAGTFCYIDPEYQQTGMLGVKSDVYSLGVMLLQIVTAKPPMGLTHHVARALDHGTIVDMLDPAVHDWPVDEARCFAEISIRCCELRRKDRPDLATVVLPELNRLRALGEDNMQLCNTMSGGGRSSMHSSPYNSNSSMHQPHRQTDMAIEHSVGRSSYDADTSQQAMQGRRLNYN, encoded by the exons ATgggcaaggacggcggcgaccccggcggcggcgggtaccCGCTGGTGGCGGTGTGCATCGACAAGGACAAGAACAGCCAGAACGCCCTCAAGTACGCCACGGAGTCGCTCGCCCACAAGGGCCAGACCATCGTGCTCGTCCACGTCCACACCAAGGGCTCCTCAG GTGGCGTGGAGGACGCGGCCGGGTACAAACAGCCGTCGGACCCGCAGATGAAGGACCTGTTCCTCCCGTTCCGCTGCTTCTGCACGCGGAAAGAC ATCCACTGCAAGGACGTGGTGCTGGACGACCACGACGTGTCCAAGGCGATCGTCGAGTTCGCCGCGCACGCCGCCATCGAgaagctcgtcgtcggcgccacCGCCAGGGGCGGCTTCGTCAG ATTCAAGGCGGAGATCTCGAGCAGCATCTCCAAGACGGCGCCGGACTTCAGCACCGTGTACGTCGTCTCCAAAGGCGGCAAGGTGACGTCGGTGCGGCAGGCCGTCCGCCAGGCGCCGGCCGTCTCGCCGCTCCGCACAATGATCCAGGGCCCCAAGCCCGATAACGTGTCCACGCAGAaatggacgccgccgcctcctccgtccacgACGAGACCTGACATCGCCGGGACACCGAAGATACAGGACAACTTCATTAT GTCGCCGTTCGCGAGGGGGGCGAACACGTCGGTGAGGAAGGCGTTCCCGGACTACTCGATGCCGGAGTCGTCGGACATCTCCTTCATCAGCTCCGGCCCTCGCCGGAGCTTGGACCTGTACCCGCCGCGGCTGTCGTCCGGTTCGGACGCCCACGACCACCACAGCTTCGAGGCGACGCGGCCGCCCAGCATGTGGGGCGGCGACTCCTTCGGCAGCGACTCCCAGTCCAGCAACTCCTCCTTCGCTTCCTCCCTTCCCATG GAGGACATGGAGGCCGAGATGAAGCGGCTGCGGCTTGAGCTCAAGCAGACCATGGACATGTACAGCACCGCGTGCAAGGAGGCGCTCACGGCTAAACAGAAG GCGATGGAGCTGCAGCGCTGGAAGACGGATGAGGAGCAGCGGTCGCACGAGACGCGGCTGACGGAGGAGTCGGCCATGGCGCTGATCGAGCAGGagaaggcgaaggcgagggcggccatcgaggcggcggaggcgtcgcagcggctggcggagatggaggcgcaGAAGCGGATCAGCGCGGAGATGAAGGCGCTCAAGGAGACCGAGGAGCGTCTCAAgtccatgggcggcggcggctcgcgcgGCGCGGTCCGGTACCGCAAGTACACCATCGAGGAGATCGAGCTCGCCACCGAGCACTTCGCCGACGGCCGCAAGATCGGCGAGGGCGGCTATGGCCCGGTGTACAAGGGCCACCTGGACCACACGCCGGTGGCCATCAAGGTGCTCCGccccgacgccgcccaggggagGTCGCAGTTCAACCAGGAGGTGGAGGTGCTCAGCTGCATCCGCCACCCCAACATGGTGCTCCTCCTCGGCGCGTGCCCGGAGTACGGCTGCCTCGTCTACGAGTACATGGCCAACGGCAGCCTCGACGACTGCCTgttccggcgcggcggcggcccggtcATCCCGTGGCAGCACCGCTTCCGCATCGCCGCCGAGATCGCCACCGGCTTGCTCTTCCTCCACCAGACCAAGCCCGAGCCGCTCGTCCACCGCGACCTCAAGCCGGGCAACATCCTCCTCGACCGCAACTACGTCAGCAAGATCAGCGACGTCGGCCTCGCCCGCCTCGTCCCGCCCTCCGTCGCCGACAGCGTCACGCAGTGCCACatgacgtcggcggcggggaccTTCTGCTACATCGACCCGGAGTACCAGCAGACGGGCATGCTCGGCGTCAAGTCGGACGTCTACTCCCTCGGCGTCATGCTGCTCCAGATCGTCACCGCGAAGCCGCCCATGGGGCTCACCCACCacgtcgcgcgcgcgctcgacCACGGCACCATCGTCGACATGCTCGACCCGGCCGTCCACGACTGGCCCGTCGACGAGGCGCGCTGCTTCGCCGAGATATCCATCCGCTGCTGCGAGCTCCGCCGGAAGGACCGCCCCGACCTCGCCACCGTCGTGCTCCCGGAGCtcaaccgcctccgcgccctcGGCGAGGACAACATGCAGCTCTGCAACAccatgagcggcggcggccggagcagcATGCACAGCTCGCCCTACAACAGCAACTCCTCCATGCATCAACCTCATCGACAAACC GATATGGCGATTGAGCACAGCGTAGGGAGGTCGTCGTACGACGCGGACACGAGCCAGCAAGCCATGCAGGGACGAAGGCTCAACTACAACTAA
- the LOC4330955 gene encoding putative lipase C4A8.10, translated as MPASSRLNPSSATCSLAAASASTSASPRRRGRGRRPASAMGQAPSSPPGPGRSRSRGISRWPPPPPPLQGLRLDLGLLLGRKARTRSGGGKLDLANWLRCFVAPPLPQPSEAEASAEGRDAGNREEEEAGNEEADHLVVMVNGLYGSSADWKFAAEQFVKRLPGKVFVHRSQCNHSKLTYDGVDLMGERLAEEVRQVVQRRSNLQKISFVAHSLGGLVTRYAIGKLYDPSINEEASLDKENFSNELRTSDGGKIAGLEPINFIAVATPHLGSRWNKQLPFLFGVPLLERTAAVTAHFIVGRTGKHLFLTDSDDGKPPLLLRMAEDCDDGKFMSALRSFKRRVAYANVTYDHIVGWRTSSIRRQHELPKLQLTPSDKKYPHIIHVDKGNSEHHQQEESVEASLTDSMEEVMIHGLTQVPWERVDVCFHKSWLRYNAHHNIQVRIHPVNSDGEDVIYHLIDNFLV; from the exons ATGCCCGCGTCTTCCAGACTCAACCCCTCCTCCGCCACgtgctccctcgccgccgcctccgcctccacctccgcctcgcctcgccgccgcggccgcggccggcggcccgCCTCCGCGATGGGCCAGgccccgagctcgccgccggggccggggcgcagccgcagccgcggaATCTcgagatggccgccgccgccgccgccgctgcagggGCTCCGCCTCGACCTAGGGTTGCTGCTTGGCCGCAAGGCGAGGACGAGGTCCGGGGGCGGGAAGCTGGACCTGGCGAACTGGCTGAGGTGCTTCGTGGCGCCTCCCCTGCCGCAGCcttcggaggcggaggcgagcgcCGAGGGGAGGGACGCGGGGaaccgcgaggaggaggaggccgggaaTGAGGAGGCCGATCACCTCGTCGTCATGGTCAACGGGCTGTACGGGAG TTCGGCGGATTGGAAATTTGCTGCAGAGCAGTTTGTGAAGAGGCTGCCGGGGAAAGTCTTCGTGCATC GCAGTCAGTGCAACCATTCAAAGTTAACATATGATGGAGTCGACTTGATGGGAGAAAGGTTAGCTGAAGAG GTTCGACAAGTTGTTCAGAGGAGAAGTAACCTGCAGAAGATCTCTTTTGTTGCCCATTCACTTGGTGGTTTAGTTACAAGATATGCAATTGGAAAACTGTATGATCCATCAATAAATGAAGAGGCTTCTCTTGATAAAGAAAACTTCTCAAATGAACTGAGAACATCTGATGGTGGTAAAATAGCTGGTTTGGAGCCAATAAATTTTATTGCAGTTGCTACTCCACACTTGGGATCAAGGTGGAATAAACAA CTTCCCTTCCTTTTTGGTGTTCCACTTTTGGAGCGAACTGCTGCAGTAACTGCACATTTTATAGTTGGGAGAACAGGGAAACATTTATTCCTtacagactcagatgatgggaAGCCCCCACTTCTCCTACGAATGGCTGAAGACTGTGATGATGGAAAATTCAT GTCTGCGTTGCGCTCTTTTAAGCGCCGTGTTGCCTATGCGAATGTAACATATGATC ATATAGTTGGCTGGAGAACATCATCAATTCGGCGTCAGCACGAATTACCTAAA TTGCAGTTAACACCAAGTGATAAAAAGTATCCACATATTATCCATGTTGACAAAGGAAATTCAGAGCATCATCAGCAAGAGGAATCTGTAGAAGCTTCACTTACAGATAGCATGGAAG AAGTGATGATCCATGGCCTTACACAAGTTCCCTGGGAACGTGTTGATGTATGCTTTCATAAGAGCTGGCTAAGATACAATGCCCACCACAATATCCAG GTTAGGATCCATCCTGTTAATTCAGACGGCGAAGACGTAATCTACCATTTGATAGACAATTTTCTAGTGTAG
- the LOC4330954 gene encoding pathogenesis-related protein PRB1-3, whose translation MEYSSRRVSCCVALAAVLLLSSRTLGGAAGGAPRRLLQISEAQQFVVPQTHLRAIYGLHPLKWSSDLADLATRWADQYKGDCAAASAASAAGGVNVFRGYGGEAWQPSDAVAAWAEEAQHYDYGANACAAGKECGHYKQMMWRDSTQVGCATVTCSSGETLMACHYEPQGNIMGQKPF comes from the coding sequence ATGGAGTACAGCTCAAGGAGGGTCTCCTGCTGCGTCGCGCTGGCCGCCGTGCTGCTCCTGTCGTCGCGCacgctcggcggcgccgccggcggcgcgccgcggcggctgctgcaGATCAGCGAGGCGCAGCAGTTCGTGGTGCCGCAGACGCACCTCCGCGCGATCTACGGCCTGCACCCGCTCAAGTGGAGCAGCGACCTGGCGGACCTGGCGACGCGGTGGGCGGACCAGTACAAGGGCGactgcgcggcggcgtcggcggcgtcggcggcgggcggcgtgaACGTGTTCCGCGGctacggcggcgaggcgtggcAGCCGAgcgacgcggtggcggcgtgggcggAGGAGGCGCAGCACTACGACTACGGCGCCAACGCGTGCGCGGCGGGCAAGGAGTGCGGCCACTACAAGCAGATGATGTGGCGCGACAGCACGCAGGTCGGCTGCGCCACCGTCACCTGCTCCTCCGGCGAGACGCTCATGGCGTGCCACTACGAGCCGCAGGGCAACATCATGGGGCAGAAGCCCTTCTGA
- the LOC4330957 gene encoding mitogen-activated protein kinase kinase 5, whose amino-acid sequence MRPGGPPSLRAGLQQQQQQQPGTPGRSRRRPDLTLPLPQRDLTSLAVPLPLPLPPSSAPSSTSSSGSSSLGGVPTPPNSVGSAPPAPPPLSELERVRRIGSGAGGTVWMVRHRPTGRPYALKVLYGNHDDAVRRQITREIAILRTAEHPAVVRCHGMYEQAGELQILLEYMDGGSLEGRRIASEAFLADVARQVLSGIAYLHRRHIVHRDIKPSNLLIDSGRRVKIADFGVGRILNQTMDPCNSSVGTIAYMSPERINTDLNDGAYDGYAGDIWSFGLSILEFYMGRFPLGENLGKQGDWAALMCAICYSDSPAPPPNASPEFKSFISCCLQKNPARRPSAAQLLQHRFVAGPQQQQQPQPQPLAPPPS is encoded by the coding sequence atGCGACCGGGCGGGCCGCCGAGCTTGCGGGCggggctgcagcagcagcagcagcagcagccggggacgccggggaggtcgcggcgccggccggatctcacgctgccgctgccgcagcGGGACCTCACGTCGCTCGcggtgccgctgccgctgccgctgccgccgtcgtcggcgccgtcgtcgacgtcgtcgtccggGTCGTCCTCGCTCGGCGGCGTGCCCACCCCGCCGAATTCGGTCggctccgcgccgccggccccgccgccgctgtcggagCTGGAGCGCGTCCGCCGCATcgggagcggcgcgggcgggaCGGTGTGGATGGTGCGGCACCGCCCCACGGGGCGGCCGTACGCGCTCAAGGTGCTCTACGGGAACCACGACGACGCCGTGCGGCGGCAGATCACGCGCGAGATCGCGATCCTCCGCACCGCCGAGCACCCGGCCGTCGTGCGGTGCCACGGCATGTACGAGcaggccggcgagctccagatCCTGCTCGAGTACATGGACGGGGGATCCCTCGAGggccgccgcatcgcctccgAGGCCTTCCTCGCCGACGTCGCGCGCCAGGTGCTCTCCGGGATCGCctacctccaccgccgccacatcgTCCACCGCGACATCAAGCCATCCAACCTCCTCATCGACTCCGGCCGCCGCGTCAAGATCGCCGACTTCGGCGTCGGCCGCATCCTCAACCAGACCATGGACCCCTGCAACTCCTCCGTCGGGACCATCGCCTACATGAGCCCCGAGCGCATCAACACCGACCTCAACGACGGCGCCTACGACGGCTACGCCGGCGACATCTGGAGCTTCGGCCTGAGCATTCTCGAGTTCTACATGGGCAGGTTCCCCCTCGGGGAGAATCTCGGCAAGCAGGGAGACTGGGCCGCCCTCATGTGCGCGATTTGCTACTCcgactcgccggcgccgccgcccaacgcctcgccggagttcaaGAGCTTCATCAGCTGCTGCCTCCAGAAGAACCCGGCGCGGCGGCCATCGGCGGCGCAGCTTCTCCAACATCGGTTCGTCGCCGggccacagcagcagcagcagccgcagccgcagccccTCGCACCGCCTCCGTCATGA